In a genomic window of Dyadobacter fermentans DSM 18053:
- a CDS encoding bifunctional nuclease family protein: protein MKKIKLEILGLSPSQSQAGSFALVLGEELGNRRLPIIIGVFEAQAIAVQIENIVPNRPMTHDLFKSFADGMNYTLKEIVISDLKEGIFYAKIVCTDNLREVEIDARPSDAIAIGLRFDIPIYTYETILSEAGIVSSSMSEDEDEDEDAVRETIRPTGSKDSLRDLSYDELQRMLDDALSKEDYEKAAKIRDEMGRRN from the coding sequence GTGAAAAAAATCAAGTTAGAAATTCTGGGGCTTTCACCAAGCCAATCCCAAGCCGGTTCGTTTGCATTGGTACTTGGAGAAGAACTCGGCAACCGCAGGCTGCCTATCATCATTGGTGTATTCGAAGCACAGGCCATCGCCGTCCAGATTGAAAACATAGTTCCCAACCGCCCGATGACGCACGACCTGTTCAAGTCGTTCGCCGACGGCATGAATTATACATTAAAGGAAATCGTCATTTCCGACCTCAAAGAAGGCATTTTCTACGCCAAGATCGTTTGCACCGACAACCTCCGCGAGGTGGAGATCGACGCCCGGCCGTCGGACGCGATCGCGATCGGCCTGCGGTTCGACATACCGATTTACACCTACGAAACGATCCTCTCGGAAGCGGGCATCGTATCCAGCTCAATGAGCGAGGATGAAGACGAGGACGAGGATGCCGTTCGTGAAACCATCCGCCCGACCGGTTCCAAAGATTCGCTCCGTGACCTGAGCTACGACGAGCTGCAACGCATGCTCGACGACGCCCTTTCGAAAGAAGATTACGAGAAGGCCGCCAAGATCCGCGACGAGATGGGAAGAAGGAACTAA
- a CDS encoding cell division protein FtsX, translated as MPKKKKIGSYPNAMIVMSLTAALFLIGFCGLLVIQSKKLVSIIRENIEVRVFINKEVSKAGQDSVFNIIQAKPFVLKSTETKAIIFVSKEEAAKEFIDGTKEDFASFLGENPLRDSYRVKIQEDYFEEAKLAQIKKDLEQIQGVYEVVYQEDLADNINRNVTKIYIVLASFALIMLVIIVLLVNNTIKLAIYSQRFLIRSMQLVGATNGFIQRPYVLRGAIQGLVGGVVAALLLIGLQQLAIRNVEGLAMLQEYDKIVILVASVLALGVAIGVASTYQSLARYLRMALDDLY; from the coding sequence ATGCCTAAAAAAAAGAAGATCGGGAGTTACCCCAACGCGATGATCGTGATGAGCCTGACGGCAGCATTGTTCCTGATCGGCTTTTGCGGGCTCCTCGTCATCCAATCCAAGAAACTGGTTTCCATCATCCGCGAGAACATCGAAGTGCGGGTGTTCATCAATAAAGAAGTTTCCAAAGCGGGGCAGGATTCTGTCTTCAACATTATCCAGGCCAAGCCATTTGTATTAAAATCCACTGAAACAAAGGCGATTATATTCGTTTCCAAGGAAGAAGCCGCCAAGGAATTCATCGACGGCACAAAGGAAGATTTCGCAAGTTTTCTGGGCGAAAACCCCCTGCGCGACAGCTACCGCGTGAAAATCCAGGAGGACTATTTCGAAGAAGCCAAGCTCGCGCAGATCAAAAAAGACCTCGAACAGATCCAGGGCGTGTACGAAGTGGTGTACCAGGAAGATCTGGCCGATAATATCAATCGGAACGTTACCAAAATATACATTGTACTAGCGAGTTTCGCGCTGATCATGCTCGTGATCATTGTTTTGCTGGTGAACAATACGATCAAACTGGCGATTTACTCGCAGCGGTTCCTGATCCGCAGTATGCAGCTCGTAGGCGCTACCAACGGCTTTATCCAAAGACCTTACGTGCTGCGCGGGGCCATTCAGGGCCTTGTGGGCGGTGTTGTAGCGGCGCTCCTGCTGATCGGCTTGCAGCAACTGGCCATCCGCAATGTGGAAGGCCTGGCGATGTTGCAGGAATACGATAAAATCGTGATACTCGTAGCCTCTGTACTGGCCCTCGGCGTAGCGATCGGCGTGGCGAGCACTTACCAGTCGCTGGCGCGCTACCTTCGCATGGCACTGGACGATCTGTACTGA
- a CDS encoding DUF3098 domain-containing protein produces MSASKNELPFSSSNYVMMLVGIAVILAGFLIMTFDGEEFGFGFLGLTLGPIITIAGFIIEFWAILRKPANS; encoded by the coding sequence ATGAGTGCTTCAAAAAATGAATTACCCTTTTCATCATCCAATTATGTGATGATGCTGGTCGGCATCGCGGTGATCCTCGCAGGCTTTCTGATCATGACATTCGACGGCGAAGAGTTTGGCTTTGGCTTCCTCGGCCTCACCCTCGGCCCGATCATCACCATTGCGGGCTTCATCATCGAGTTTTGGGCGATCCTCCGTAAACCCGCTAATTCATGA
- a CDS encoding undecaprenyl-diphosphate phosphatase translates to MSIWQAIILAIVEGITEFLPVSSTGHMIIASSFMGISHLEFTKMFTVNIQFGAILSVLVLYWKRFFQTTDFYFKLFVAFLPAAVIGFLLNDFIDALLENVWVVAISLLLGGIVLIFIDRIANDTREKVITFPTAFKIGFFQCIAMIPGVSRSASTIIGGMLNGLSRKQAAEFSFFLAVPTMAAAGGYKLLKTYDTIQKEDIQTLLIGNAVAFVVAMLAIKFFISFLTKYGFKVFGYYRIILGLVLLGLLASGYKLDVV, encoded by the coding sequence ATGAGTATCTGGCAGGCGATCATTTTAGCAATTGTTGAAGGAATTACCGAGTTTTTGCCCGTCTCTTCTACCGGGCACATGATCATAGCCTCCTCATTCATGGGGATCAGCCATCTGGAATTCACCAAAATGTTCACGGTTAATATCCAGTTTGGGGCTATTCTTTCCGTCCTTGTGCTGTACTGGAAGCGTTTTTTCCAAACCACCGATTTCTATTTCAAACTTTTCGTAGCATTTCTTCCGGCGGCCGTGATCGGCTTTCTGCTGAACGATTTCATCGACGCATTGCTGGAAAACGTGTGGGTAGTGGCGATTTCGCTGCTCCTCGGAGGTATTGTCCTGATTTTTATCGACCGCATCGCGAACGATACCCGTGAGAAGGTGATCACCTTCCCTACCGCATTCAAAATTGGCTTTTTCCAGTGTATCGCCATGATTCCCGGCGTTTCGCGCTCGGCTTCGACCATTATCGGCGGGATGCTCAACGGATTGTCGAGAAAGCAGGCGGCCGAGTTTTCGTTCTTCCTCGCCGTGCCCACCATGGCCGCAGCAGGAGGTTACAAGCTGTTGAAAACGTACGATACCATTCAAAAAGAAGACATTCAGACATTGCTCATCGGAAATGCCGTCGCGTTCGTGGTGGCAATGCTGGCGATCAAGTTCTTTATCAGCTTTTTGACTAAATACGGGTTCAAGGTTTTCGGTTACTACCGCATTATCCTCGGCCTGGTGCTGCTCGGTTTGCTGGCATCGGGTTACAAGCTGGACGTTGTTTAA
- the truB gene encoding tRNA pseudouridine(55) synthase TruB has product MVGRSPLISPDLKQEENIPDEGEVILIDKPLTWTSFDVANKLKRACKFKKIGHAGTLDPLATGLLILCTGKKTKQIDNFQAQEKEYTGTLVLGKTTPSIDLESDFDAEYPTDHITPEVLENARQQLTGHIEQVPPLFSAIKIDGVRAYKLARRGEEAEIKKRAVEIKLFEIDATHFPSIDFRIICSKGTYIRSMVRDFGVLAGSGAYMSKLCRTRIGDFELKDAWELTAFIHQKRVALNLEVDE; this is encoded by the coding sequence ATGGTCGGCCGATCGCCATTAATCTCCCCTGATTTGAAACAAGAAGAAAACATACCGGACGAAGGTGAGGTCATTCTGATCGACAAACCCTTGACATGGACTTCGTTCGACGTGGCCAATAAGCTGAAACGGGCCTGCAAATTCAAGAAAATCGGTCACGCCGGCACCTTGGACCCGCTCGCTACCGGCTTGCTCATCCTTTGTACGGGTAAAAAAACCAAGCAGATCGACAACTTCCAGGCGCAGGAAAAAGAATACACCGGCACGCTGGTATTGGGCAAAACGACGCCTTCGATCGACCTGGAAAGCGACTTCGACGCCGAATATCCCACCGACCACATTACGCCGGAGGTGCTCGAAAATGCGAGACAGCAGCTCACCGGCCACATTGAGCAGGTCCCGCCGCTATTTTCGGCCATTAAAATCGACGGCGTGCGTGCGTACAAGCTCGCGCGACGCGGCGAGGAGGCGGAGATCAAGAAGCGGGCGGTGGAAATCAAACTGTTCGAAATCGACGCTACCCACTTTCCTTCCATTGATTTTAGGATCATTTGTTCAAAAGGTACTTATATTCGCAGTATGGTTCGCGATTTCGGTGTGCTGGCCGGCAGCGGGGCTTACATGAGCAAGCTCTGCCGCACCAGGATCGGCGATTTTGAACTGAAAGATGCCTGGGAGCTCACCGCTTTCATCCATCAGAAAAGAGTAGCGTTGAATTTGGAAGTTGACGAATGA
- a CDS encoding bifunctional riboflavin kinase/FAD synthetase produces MNIYHSLDSFEKLEYGVVTSGTFDGVHLGHQKILARLKEITEQSGGESVVLTFWPHPRTVVSEDSQDLQLLSTIEEKIELFSKLGIHHLAIVPFTRSFSELTSEEFIKEILVQKIGTKKLVIGYDHRFGRNREGSFEFLQKNCSEYGFEVEEIPREDIEHTAISSSRIRKALITGHIHEANELLGRNYALSGTVVKGKQLGRTIGFPTANLYVHEAYKLIPMNGVYVINAIHQGQRFKGMLNIGVRPTVDGTVRTIEAHLFDFDKEIYGEDLQLELLHYLRPEQKFDGLDMLVRQIKIDQENALAYFG; encoded by the coding sequence ATGAACATTTATCATAGCCTGGATTCCTTTGAAAAACTGGAATATGGCGTCGTAACCAGCGGCACTTTCGACGGGGTGCATCTGGGACATCAGAAAATACTGGCCCGTTTAAAAGAAATTACCGAGCAATCGGGCGGCGAATCGGTGGTGCTGACCTTCTGGCCGCACCCGCGCACGGTGGTGTCGGAGGATAGCCAGGACCTGCAATTGCTTTCCACAATCGAGGAAAAAATCGAACTGTTTTCCAAACTGGGCATTCACCACCTCGCCATTGTTCCCTTTACCCGCTCGTTTTCGGAACTGACTTCGGAAGAATTTATCAAAGAAATTCTCGTTCAAAAGATCGGCACGAAAAAGCTGGTAATCGGTTACGACCACCGTTTTGGCCGTAACCGCGAGGGGAGCTTTGAGTTTCTGCAAAAGAACTGCTCGGAATATGGCTTTGAAGTGGAAGAAATACCGAGAGAGGACATTGAACACACGGCCATCAGCTCGTCGCGCATCCGCAAAGCGCTGATTACCGGGCATATCCACGAAGCAAACGAACTGTTGGGCCGGAACTACGCCCTGTCGGGAACTGTGGTGAAAGGGAAACAACTCGGCCGCACGATCGGCTTCCCGACAGCCAACCTGTATGTGCACGAGGCGTACAAACTCATTCCGATGAATGGTGTGTACGTGATCAACGCCATTCACCAGGGCCAGCGCTTCAAGGGAATGCTCAACATCGGCGTGCGCCCCACCGTGGACGGTACGGTGCGTACGATCGAAGCGCATCTATTCGACTTTGACAAAGAGATTTACGGCGAAGACCTTCAACTGGAACTGCTGCATTACCTCCGCCCCGAGCAGAAATTCGACGGGCTCGATATGCTCGTAAGGCAGATCAAAATCGATCAGGAAAACGCGCTCGCCTATTTTGGCTAA
- a CDS encoding mercuric reductase, protein MRHYDAIVIGAGQAGTPLCRKLAESGLKTALIEKRWVGGTCVNGGCSPTKAMIASAKAAWSARHNEALGVSVGGITIDFEDIIERKNRIVQMMRDNSEKRIRETAGLDLIYGTARFSGRKEITVTLTDGSSETLIADKFFLNNGVQPVIPDIEGIQTIPYLTSTTIMQLDEIPEHLLILGSGYIALEFGQMFARFGSKVTLIERSERILKKEDKDITEEIAKILAQESIEILTNTEATGFSKNGHIISVTLETNGRKSQRSCTHVLVAAGRKPQLREFGLETAGVEADEKGYIKVNDQLETSAEGIYALGDVKGGPAFTHVSYDDYRLIIQKVVEKKQISIADRLIPYCIFTDPQLGRVGMTEQQAREKGIDIKVAVLKNDSVARSIETGDERGMMKAIVDAKTGQILGAAVLAEEGGEVITVLQMAMIGNITYDRLMNGIFAHPTYSESLNNLFMSLEG, encoded by the coding sequence ATGAGACATTACGACGCTATTGTAATCGGCGCAGGGCAAGCCGGCACGCCGCTTTGCCGCAAACTGGCTGAATCGGGTTTAAAAACTGCATTAATTGAAAAAAGATGGGTCGGCGGGACCTGCGTCAACGGCGGCTGCTCCCCTACCAAGGCTATGATCGCCTCCGCCAAAGCCGCCTGGTCGGCAAGGCACAACGAGGCCCTCGGCGTGAGCGTGGGCGGCATTACCATCGATTTCGAAGACATCATCGAGCGCAAAAACCGCATTGTGCAAATGATGCGCGACAATTCCGAAAAGCGCATCCGCGAAACCGCCGGCCTCGATCTTATTTACGGCACGGCACGTTTTAGCGGTCGAAAGGAGATAACCGTTACACTAACAGACGGCAGCAGCGAGACACTCATCGCCGATAAATTCTTCCTCAACAACGGTGTCCAGCCCGTCATTCCCGACATCGAAGGCATTCAAACCATCCCCTACCTCACTTCCACCACCATCATGCAGCTGGATGAGATTCCAGAGCATTTGCTGATCCTCGGCAGCGGGTACATTGCATTGGAATTCGGCCAGATGTTCGCACGGTTCGGCAGCAAAGTAACGCTCATCGAGCGCTCGGAGCGGATTTTGAAGAAGGAGGACAAAGACATTACCGAGGAAATCGCCAAAATTCTCGCCCAGGAAAGCATTGAAATACTCACGAACACCGAGGCCACGGGCTTTTCAAAAAACGGGCATATTATAAGTGTGACACTCGAAACAAATGGCCGGAAAAGTCAGCGGTCGTGTACGCATGTGCTCGTGGCGGCCGGGCGCAAGCCGCAGCTCCGCGAATTCGGCCTGGAAACGGCCGGTGTGGAAGCAGATGAAAAAGGGTATATCAAAGTAAACGACCAGCTCGAAACCTCGGCAGAGGGCATTTATGCATTGGGCGACGTCAAAGGCGGCCCCGCATTCACGCATGTTTCGTACGACGATTACCGGTTGATCATCCAAAAGGTGGTTGAGAAAAAGCAAATCAGCATCGCCGACCGCCTGATCCCATATTGCATTTTCACAGATCCGCAGCTCGGGCGAGTGGGCATGACCGAACAGCAGGCACGCGAAAAAGGGATTGACATCAAAGTGGCTGTCCTGAAAAACGACAGCGTTGCGCGTTCCATTGAAACCGGGGACGAACGCGGCATGATGAAAGCCATTGTGGATGCGAAAACAGGGCAGATCCTGGGCGCCGCGGTGCTGGCCGAAGAAGGCGGAGAAGTGATCACGGTCCTGCAAATGGCCATGATCGGCAATATTACCTACGACCGCCTCATGAACGGCATATTCGCGCACCCGACGTACTCGGAGTCGCTGAACAACCTGTTCATGTCGCTCGAAGGATAG
- a CDS encoding ATP-binding cassette domain-containing protein — protein sequence MIIADQISKHFDGVEAVTDVSFRVGEGETMVLLGTSGCGKTTTLKMLNRLIEATSGRIEIGGKNITEEKPEILRRSIGYVSQNNGLFPHYTVAENIAVVPRLLNWQSGHIQEHTARWLEQLKLPAHFTGKYPAELSGGQQQRVAIARALIANPPVLLLDEPFGALDPVTRTSVRKDFAELPALQQTTIVLVTHDVQEALQMGDHICLMDKGRVVQQGTPGDLLLRPVNEFVHAFIGQQVADISRIYERIKAQE from the coding sequence ATGATCATTGCCGACCAAATCAGTAAACATTTCGATGGTGTAGAAGCCGTTACAGATGTTTCCTTCCGGGTCGGCGAGGGTGAAACGATGGTGTTGCTGGGCACCAGCGGCTGCGGCAAGACGACGACGCTCAAAATGCTCAACCGGCTGATCGAAGCTACTTCCGGCCGGATTGAAATTGGTGGAAAAAACATCACCGAAGAAAAGCCGGAGATACTGCGCCGGTCAATCGGCTATGTGTCGCAAAACAATGGCCTGTTCCCGCATTATACTGTTGCAGAGAACATTGCAGTGGTGCCCAGGCTGCTCAACTGGCAGTCGGGCCACATTCAGGAGCATACTGCACGCTGGCTCGAACAGCTGAAACTGCCTGCGCATTTCACCGGTAAATATCCCGCCGAGCTGAGCGGCGGCCAGCAGCAGCGTGTGGCCATTGCCCGCGCGCTCATTGCCAATCCGCCCGTCCTGCTCCTCGACGAGCCTTTCGGCGCACTCGATCCGGTGACACGCACCAGCGTCCGGAAGGATTTTGCCGAACTTCCGGCATTACAGCAGACAACCATCGTCCTCGTCACCCACGACGTGCAGGAAGCGCTGCAAATGGGCGACCATATTTGCCTGATGGACAAGGGCCGCGTTGTGCAGCAAGGCACGCCGGGCGACCTGCTGCTCCGGCCTGTGAATGAGTTTGTACACGCATTCATCGGCCAGCAGGTGGCCGATATTTCCCGTATTTACGAACGCATCAAAGCACAGGAATAA
- a CDS encoding ABC transporter permease/substrate-binding protein: MEEQQTLWAFMAQQSGKLWSQTLAHIGLTCISLLIAIAIGLPLGIWIARRQKAAWLVLGVAGILQTIPSIALLGFMIPLLGIGALPAITALFLYALLPIIRNTYTGITGVDPAITESARGMGMSAWQILTGVELPLAMPVILAGIRTATVINVGVATLAAYIAAGGLGEFIFGGIALNNTQMILAGAIPAALLAILLDFLLSLLQKMRLKKMRKVSVVLPVLLLLLSSFYLIPYTKGNLLAGFTPEFMGREDGYLGLKSRYGLDIPTVVISDAVMYKAAFEQKLDVISGYSTDGRLKAFDLMTLDDDQHIFPPYYAAPVVRQEVLSQYPELQPVLEQLSGYINDSVMTELNYRVDYLKQAPERVAHDFLVSKDLYQPPRNGNKGTIRLGSKIFAEQYILIQMYKELIEGNTELKAATKTGLGGTKICFDALSNGEIDMYPEYTGTGLLAILKPGRAQLKSLGGDREEVYEYVKNEFLERYRLQWLRPIGFNNAYALMMRRAQAQSLNIQSITDLKNYATNGNHRH; encoded by the coding sequence ATGGAGGAGCAGCAAACCTTATGGGCCTTTATGGCGCAGCAATCGGGCAAGCTGTGGAGCCAAACCCTGGCCCACATCGGCCTCACGTGCATTTCGCTGCTCATCGCCATTGCCATTGGCTTACCGCTCGGCATCTGGATCGCACGGCGGCAGAAGGCCGCCTGGCTGGTACTCGGCGTGGCGGGCATTCTGCAAACGATCCCCAGCATTGCATTGCTCGGTTTTATGATCCCGCTGCTGGGCATAGGCGCATTGCCTGCGATTACGGCCTTGTTTTTGTATGCATTACTGCCCATTATCCGCAATACTTACACGGGCATTACGGGCGTCGACCCGGCCATTACCGAATCGGCGCGGGGTATGGGCATGAGCGCCTGGCAGATACTGACGGGCGTGGAACTGCCGCTGGCGATGCCAGTAATCCTGGCGGGTATCCGCACGGCCACGGTCATCAATGTAGGCGTGGCGACGTTGGCGGCATACATCGCGGCGGGCGGCTTGGGCGAGTTTATTTTCGGCGGCATTGCATTGAACAACACGCAAATGATCCTCGCCGGGGCCATTCCGGCAGCATTGCTGGCCATTCTGCTGGACTTTTTGTTGTCATTACTTCAAAAGATGCGCTTGAAGAAAATGCGCAAAGTGTCCGTCGTGCTGCCTGTATTATTGCTGCTGCTTTCCTCTTTTTACCTCATCCCCTATACAAAAGGTAACCTGCTTGCCGGCTTCACGCCGGAATTTATGGGCCGCGAGGATGGTTATCTAGGTTTGAAATCCAGATACGGCCTCGATATCCCGACGGTCGTGATCAGCGACGCGGTGATGTATAAGGCCGCATTTGAACAAAAGCTCGACGTTATCAGCGGGTATAGCACCGATGGCCGGCTTAAAGCATTCGACCTGATGACGCTCGACGACGATCAGCACATTTTTCCGCCTTACTATGCGGCGCCGGTCGTGCGGCAGGAGGTTTTAAGTCAATACCCTGAATTGCAGCCGGTTCTGGAACAATTATCAGGCTATATCAATGACTCGGTCATGACGGAGCTGAATTACCGGGTGGATTACCTGAAACAAGCGCCGGAACGTGTGGCGCACGATTTCCTGGTGTCCAAAGATCTTTACCAACCGCCGCGGAACGGCAACAAGGGGACAATTCGCCTCGGTTCCAAGATTTTTGCGGAGCAATATATTTTAATACAAATGTACAAAGAGCTGATCGAGGGGAATACCGAGCTCAAAGCGGCTACGAAAACCGGCCTGGGCGGCACCAAAATCTGCTTCGACGCATTGAGTAATGGCGAAATCGATATGTACCCCGAATACACCGGAACCGGCCTGCTGGCCATCCTGAAACCAGGCCGGGCGCAACTGAAAAGCCTTGGCGGCGACCGGGAGGAGGTTTATGAGTATGTCAAAAACGAATTTCTGGAACGGTACCGGCTGCAATGGCTGCGGCCGATCGGCTTTAATAATGCCTACGCGCTGATGATGCGCCGCGCGCAGGCACAATCCTTGAACATCCAATCCATCACCGACCTAAAAAACTATGCAACTAATGGAAACCACCGGCATTAG
- the egtB gene encoding ergothioneine biosynthesis protein EgtB, translating to METTGIREAFHNVRKHTEYICEPLETEDYVPQPVAFVSPPKWHLAHSTWFFETFILKPNVPGYRMYDPDFNYLFNSYYNNVGERSLRTDRGNVTRPTTKAVYAYRQYVDEQMDAFLEDLTDPDILALVELGLHHEQQHQELLVTDIKYILGHNPLFPVYREGQNMVSGRNTETGFLTIPEGIYDIGHQGEGFCFDNELGRHKVYLHEFEIAKGLVTNKEYLAFMEAGGYQDFNLWLDEGWSWVNENHISAPMYWHRIGGEWHYFTLNGLRKVDPDAILSHVSYFEAAAFAQWKGMRLPTEFEWEIAAANLDWGQRWEWTNSAYLPYPGFSKAPGAVGEYNGKFMVNQMVLRGASVATSPGHARKTYRNFFHTHERWQYTGIRLAQ from the coding sequence ATGGAAACCACCGGCATTAGGGAAGCATTTCACAATGTCAGAAAACACACGGAATACATTTGCGAGCCGCTCGAAACGGAAGATTACGTGCCGCAGCCGGTCGCATTTGTGAGCCCGCCGAAATGGCACCTCGCGCATTCCACCTGGTTTTTTGAAACCTTCATCCTCAAACCCAATGTACCCGGCTATCGGATGTACGATCCCGATTTCAACTATTTGTTCAACAGCTACTATAATAATGTAGGCGAGCGCAGCCTCCGCACCGATCGCGGGAACGTGACACGCCCGACCACCAAGGCCGTGTACGCCTACCGCCAATATGTGGATGAGCAAATGGACGCATTTCTCGAAGATCTCACCGATCCGGACATCCTGGCATTGGTCGAACTCGGGCTGCACCACGAGCAACAGCACCAGGAACTGCTCGTGACCGACATCAAATACATTCTCGGCCACAACCCGCTCTTCCCCGTTTACCGCGAAGGCCAGAATATGGTGAGCGGCCGCAATACCGAAACCGGCTTTTTAACCATTCCTGAGGGCATCTACGACATCGGGCACCAGGGCGAAGGTTTCTGCTTCGACAACGAACTCGGCCGGCACAAGGTATACCTGCACGAATTCGAAATCGCGAAAGGACTCGTCACCAATAAAGAATACCTCGCATTTATGGAAGCCGGGGGTTATCAGGATTTCAACCTTTGGCTGGATGAAGGCTGGTCTTGGGTAAATGAAAACCACATTTCAGCACCAATGTACTGGCACCGGATCGGCGGCGAATGGCATTACTTTACATTAAACGGGTTGCGAAAAGTCGATCCCGACGCCATTCTGAGCCATGTCAGCTATTTCGAAGCCGCTGCATTTGCTCAGTGGAAAGGCATGCGACTACCGACCGAATTTGAATGGGAAATTGCCGCCGCTAACCTCGACTGGGGCCAGCGGTGGGAATGGACCAACAGCGCCTACCTGCCCTATCCTGGATTCTCGAAAGCGCCGGGCGCCGTGGGCGAGTACAATGGCAAGTTTATGGTGAACCAGATGGTGCTCCGCGGCGCGTCCGTAGCGACCTCGCCGGGGCACGCCCGCAAAACATACCGCAATTTTTTTCACACACACGAGCGCTGGCAATACACAGGTATCCGCCTCGCGCAATAA
- a CDS encoding L-histidine N(alpha)-methyltransferase: MTELQTFARDIHKGLSAPRKHISSKYFYDDIGSGIFQDIMKMPEYYPTPCEFEILSLQGDNIIQKLAFDRPFQIVEFGAGDGIKTRQLLKKLIERQVDFTYVPIDISAKAIEELTGNMLGHLPGLKIRPMIGNYFSMMEELAASGVPSLLLFLGGNIGNYEAHEVTSLLTDFRKCMNPGDYLLTGFDLQKNPATVRCAYDDPKGITKAFNINLLHRINRELGGTFKTNQFDFYSHYNPVNGEVRSYLVSLVPQKVHIRHTDKCYDFERNELIWTELSQKYTLTGIEKIAEANGFRVVEHFQDCKAYFTDSLWTL, encoded by the coding sequence ATGACAGAGTTACAAACTTTTGCCCGCGACATCCACAAAGGACTGTCGGCGCCCCGGAAACACATTTCGAGCAAATACTTTTACGACGACATCGGTAGCGGCATTTTCCAGGACATTATGAAAATGCCGGAATACTACCCTACCCCTTGCGAATTCGAGATTTTATCGCTGCAAGGTGATAATATCATTCAAAAACTGGCATTCGACAGGCCGTTCCAGATCGTGGAATTTGGTGCCGGCGACGGCATTAAAACGCGCCAGCTGCTGAAAAAGCTCATCGAGCGGCAAGTGGATTTCACTTACGTCCCCATCGACATTTCCGCGAAGGCGATCGAGGAACTGACGGGCAATATGCTCGGCCATTTGCCTGGGTTGAAAATCCGGCCGATGATCGGGAATTACTTTTCGATGATGGAAGAGCTGGCCGCGTCGGGCGTTCCGAGCCTGCTGCTTTTTCTCGGCGGCAACATCGGCAACTACGAAGCGCATGAGGTCACGAGCCTCCTCACCGATTTCCGCAAATGCATGAATCCGGGCGATTACCTGCTCACCGGGTTCGACTTGCAGAAAAACCCCGCCACCGTCCGCTGCGCATACGACGACCCGAAAGGCATTACCAAAGCATTCAACATCAACCTGTTGCACCGGATCAACCGCGAGCTGGGCGGAACTTTCAAAACCAATCAGTTCGATTTTTACTCACATTATAACCCTGTAAATGGCGAAGTAAGGAGCTACCTGGTGAGCCTTGTGCCGCAAAAAGTACACATCCGGCACACGGACAAATGCTACGATTTTGAACGGAATGAATTGATATGGACCGAGTTATCCCAAAAATACACGCTCACGGGCATTGAGAAAATTGCGGAGGCCAACGGCTTCCGCGTCGTGGAGCATTTCCAGGATTGCAAGGCTTATTTTACCGATAGCTTGTGGACATTATAA